TCACCGTTATTGTTCACATCAACAAACGCACTTATTTCACGCGACCAATCATCTACGCAGCTTTTTCCATCTAACGGGCACACAATGACTTCATGTTCTAAGTTTATAGCGGTATTTCTTGCGGTGAGCAGTAGGCGATGGATTTGAGATATTTCGTTGTCTACGCGAATTTGCACAATCCAATTGTTAAAATTCGGTAATGCTACCGCGAGCGCGATTCCTATGATGGCAACTCCAACCATTAACTCTACGAGTGTAAATCCTTTTGATATTTTCATACTCAGCCACCTTAACTACGAGCGGTTAAATCCTAGCCAACAGTTATACCACTGTTGGCTAGGA
The nucleotide sequence above comes from Thalassotalea euphylliae. Encoded proteins:
- a CDS encoding GspH/FimT family pseudopilin; its protein translation is MKISKGFTLVELMVGVAIIGIALAVALPNFNNWIVQIRVDNEISQIHRLLLTARNTAINLEHEVIVCPLDGKSCVDDWSREISAFVDVNNNGDYDSADNETIIRVKAAIDEGDALTFPRGSLTYQPTGQAGGAAGTFAYCPKSLPQFNRGVIVSLRGRAIQTRDTDNDNIDETRAGADITCE